A DNA window from Myxococcota bacterium contains the following coding sequences:
- a CDS encoding DNA-3-methyladenine glycosylase I, which produces MSERCGWAQKDPLYLPYHDQEWGVPSHDDRHLFEMLILEGAQAGLSWLTILRKREHYRRAFDGFEPAKVARYTEKRQAKLLADPGIVRNRQKVAAAVANARLFLDVTHERGSFDAYLWDFVGGKPKQNRFHSLSDVPARTPESDALSKDLARRGFKFVGSTICYALMQAVGLVNDHLVSCPRHEPVRKLGRG; this is translated from the coding sequence GTGAGCGAGCGCTGCGGCTGGGCGCAGAAGGACCCCCTGTATCTCCCGTACCACGACCAGGAGTGGGGCGTGCCCTCGCACGACGACCGGCACCTGTTCGAGATGCTGATCCTCGAGGGCGCGCAGGCCGGTCTCTCCTGGCTCACGATCCTGCGCAAACGCGAACACTACCGGCGCGCCTTCGACGGCTTCGAGCCCGCGAAGGTGGCACGCTACACCGAAAAGCGTCAGGCGAAGCTGCTCGCCGACCCGGGCATCGTGCGCAACCGCCAGAAGGTCGCCGCCGCGGTCGCGAATGCGCGCCTGTTCCTCGACGTGACTCACGAGCGGGGCAGCTTCGACGCCTACCTGTGGGACTTCGTCGGCGGCAAGCCGAAGCAGAACCGCTTCCACAGTCTCTCCGACGTGCCCGCGCGCACGCCCGAGTCCGACGCGCTCTCCAAGGACCTGGCCAGGCGCGGCTTCAAGTTCGTGGGCTCGACCATCTGCTACGCGCTGATGCAGGCGGTGGGCCTGGTGAACGACCACTTGGTGAGCTGCCCGCGCCACGAGCCCGTGCGCAAGCTGGGCCGGGGCTAG
- a CDS encoding AarF/ABC1/UbiB kinase family protein encodes MDEERARKTSRVPEGRAERIARVAGLFAAIAGESALEALRRIAGAGEKDGSLLLNRANARRVADTLADLRGAAMKLGQLLSLQGNDLLSPALRETLATLQSHAHVMPEAQVRQVLQLELGRDWKKRFIEFDFDPLAAASIGQVHAAQARDGRELALKIQYPGVERSIDGDVDNLALLLRTLRLVPAGLDVDSVLPELKEELRREADYAREARSQEQYRALVGDDPGVLVPRVHADLSTRRVLASDRVRALPIEDLRSPSHPQRLRDEVGEKLLRLVFRELFEFRFVQTDPNFGNYLYEPKHERVALLDFGSVRSFSRHFTDHYRELMAATVAGECAEVEELGRELGLLRGDESPEARAAFAQLSLRVAEPLARPGPFDFAGAQLAREVRDLGLDAYTRRGLHAPPTELLFLHRKLAGSYLLLAHIGARVDCARIFAEFAA; translated from the coding sequence ATGGACGAGGAGCGCGCGCGGAAGACCAGCCGCGTCCCCGAAGGCCGCGCCGAGCGCATCGCGCGCGTGGCGGGGCTGTTCGCGGCGATCGCCGGTGAGTCGGCGCTCGAGGCGCTGCGCCGGATCGCGGGCGCGGGCGAGAAGGACGGCTCGCTCTTGTTGAACCGGGCCAACGCGCGGCGCGTGGCCGACACGCTGGCCGACCTGCGCGGCGCGGCCATGAAGCTGGGCCAGCTCCTGTCCTTGCAGGGCAACGACCTGCTCTCGCCGGCGCTGCGCGAGACACTCGCCACACTGCAGAGTCATGCGCACGTCATGCCCGAGGCGCAGGTGCGTCAGGTGCTGCAGCTCGAGCTGGGGCGCGACTGGAAGAAGCGCTTTATCGAGTTCGACTTCGACCCGCTCGCCGCGGCGTCGATCGGCCAGGTGCACGCCGCGCAGGCGCGCGACGGCCGCGAGCTCGCGCTGAAGATCCAGTATCCCGGCGTCGAGCGAAGCATCGACGGCGACGTGGACAACCTGGCGCTCTTGCTGCGCACGCTGCGGCTCGTGCCGGCCGGGCTCGACGTCGACTCGGTGCTGCCCGAGCTCAAGGAGGAGCTGCGGCGCGAGGCCGACTACGCGCGCGAGGCGCGCAGTCAGGAGCAGTACCGCGCGCTCGTGGGCGACGACCCCGGCGTGCTGGTGCCGCGCGTGCACGCCGACCTGTCGACGCGCCGCGTGCTGGCGAGCGACCGCGTGCGCGCGCTGCCGATCGAGGACCTGCGCTCGCCGAGTCATCCGCAGCGGCTGCGCGACGAGGTGGGGGAGAAGCTCTTGCGGCTGGTGTTCCGCGAGCTGTTCGAGTTCCGCTTCGTGCAGACCGACCCGAACTTCGGCAACTACCTGTACGAGCCCAAGCACGAGCGCGTGGCGCTGCTCGACTTCGGCTCCGTGCGCAGCTTCTCGCGCCACTTCACCGACCACTACCGCGAGCTGATGGCGGCCACGGTGGCGGGTGAGTGTGCCGAGGTCGAGGAGCTCGGCCGCGAGCTCGGGCTCTTGCGCGGCGACGAGTCACCCGAGGCGCGCGCCGCGTTCGCGCAGCTCTCGCTGCGCGTCGCCGAGCCGCTGGCGCGCCCCGGGCCGTTCGACTTCGCGGGGGCGCAGCTCGCGCGCGAGGTGCGCGACCTCGGCCTCGACGCCTACACGCGGCGCGGCCTGCACGCGCCGCCTACCGAGCTCTTGTTCCTGCACCGCAAGCTGGCCGGCAGCTATCTCCTGCTCGCGCACATCGGCGCGCGCGTCGACTGCGCGCGCATCTTCGCGGAGTTCGCCGCGTGA